One Ricinus communis isolate WT05 ecotype wild-type chromosome 1, ASM1957865v1, whole genome shotgun sequence DNA window includes the following coding sequences:
- the LOC8261149 gene encoding phosphatidylinositol 4-kinase gamma 3: MASVALSTVNEESLNLHCNLARWHGPPRSNDSILIFLSVAGSLIPMHVMESDSIASVKLRIQASKGFFVKKQKLVFEGRELARSNSHVRDYGVADGKVLHLVLRLSDLQAITVRTVCGKEFKFHVQRGRNVGYVKQQISKKGKGFNLIDQELICDGEELEDQRIIDDICKSNDSVIHLLVRKSAKVRTKTIDRDFELSIEALDLSDSADCVVGEHQKQALALEYRALDRKPLLQDFILEPLIVNFKVELPLVLKKLINSTSLGLERGNEPIRSSEGSGGAYFMQDSSGHKYVSVFKPVDEEPMAVNNPRGLPVSVNGEGLKKGTRVGGGALREVAAYILDYPKNGPRLSWDDEKGFAGVPPTVMIKCLHKAFNHPDGYKRSLKNIKIGSLQMFVENSGSCEDMGPRAFPVDEVHKISVLDIRLANADRHAGNILVTKDGNEGKIALIPIDHGYCLPENFEDCTFDWLYWPQAQQPYPKEILDYIKDLDAEQDIALLKFHGWDIPPSCARTLRISTMLLKKGAKRGLTPFAIGSIMCRETMKKESAIERIIQEAQDAVLPESSEAAFLECVASIMDHRLDELSQ; the protein is encoded by the exons ATGGCTAGTGTAGCACTTAGTACAGTGAATGAAGAATCTTTAAATCTCCATTGCAATTTGGCCAGATGGCATGGTCCTCCACGCTCCAATGACTCGATCTTGATTTTTCTATCTGTTGCCGGGTCCCTGATTCCTATGCACGTCATGGAGTCGGATTCTATTGCTTCTGTGAAGCTGAGGATTCAGGCCTCCAAAGGATTTTTTgtgaagaaacaaaaattagtgTTTGAAGGGAGGGAACTGGCTCGCAGCAATTCTCATGTGAGGGACTATGGTGTTGCGGATGGAAAAGTGCTGCATTTGGTTCTCAGACTTTCAGATCTCCAAGCTATTACAGTTAGGACTGTGTGTGGGAAAGAGTTTAAATTTCATGTTCAGAGGGGTAGAAACGTAGGTTATGTGAAGCAGCAGATTTCTAAGAAGGGGAAAGGATTCAATCTCATTGACCAAGAATTGATTTGTGATGGTGAGGAACTTGAGGATCAAAGGATTATTGATGATATCTGCAAGAGTAATGATTCTGTGATTCACTTGCTTGTTCGGAAATCAGCCAAAGTAAGGACCAAAACTATCGACAGAGATTTTGAGTTGTCTATTGAAGCATTGGATTTGAGTGATAGCGCAGATTGTGTTGTAGGAGAACATCAAAAGCAGGCACTAGCTCTTGAATATAGGGCTTTAGACAGGAAACCATTATTGCAAGATTTCATTTTGGAGCCTCTAATTGTTAATTTCAAAGTTGAACTGCCATTAGTGCTCAAAAAGTTGATTAACTCTACATCACTAGGATTAGAAAGGGGCAATGAACCAATTAGATCTTCTGAGGGATCTGGGGGAGCTTATTTCATGCAAGACTCATCAGGTCACAAATATGTTTCTGTTTTTAAGCCAGTTGATGAGGAGCCAATGGCTGTGAATAATCCTCGAGGGCTACCTGTGTCAGTGAATGGTGAAGGACTGAAGAAAGGCACACGAGTAGGAGGAGGGGCATTAAGGGAAGTTGCAGCTTATATATTAGACTATCCAAAGAATGGGCCACGCTTAAGTTGGGATGATGAGAAGGGCTTTGCTGGGGTTCCACCCACAGTAATGATCAAGTGCTTGCACAAAGCTTTCAATCATCCAGATGGTTATAAGCGTTCTCTGAAGAATATAAAGATTGGCTCGTTGCAGATGTTTGTGGAGAACAGTGGAAGTTGTGAGGATATGGGTCCCCGTGCTTTCCCTGTGGATGAGGTACACAAAATCTCAGTCTTGGATATAAGGTTAGCAAATGCAGATAGGCATGCTGGAAACATACTAGTGACCAAAGATGGTAATGAAGGGAAGATTGCACTTATTCCCATTGATCATGGTTATTGCTTGCCTGAGAAT TTTGAAGACTGCACTTTCGATTGGCTGTATTGGCCTCAAGCTCAGCAACCGTACCCCAAAGAAATTCTTGACTATATCAAAGATCTTGATGCTGAGCAGGACATTGCCCTTCTGAAGTTTCATGGATGGGACATACCACCTTCATGTGCCCGCACCCTTCGCATTTCCACAATGCTGCTGAAGAAAGGAGCCAAGAGAGGGCTTACTCCCTTTGCCATTGGAAGTATCATGTGTCGGGAAACAATGAAGAAGGAATCTGCGATTGAGCGGATTATCCAAGAGGCTCAGGATGCTGTGCTTCCAGAAAGTAGTGAGGCTGCATTTCTTGAATGTGTCGCATCCATTATGGATCATCGTCTCGATGAACTGTCCCAGTAA